A region of Nitrospira sp. DNA encodes the following proteins:
- a CDS encoding DUF4157 domain-containing protein codes for MSKMAAVQMTGNAATSESSWPLLQRTCACGETAGLSGDCEECKTKKFLGNPLRKKLAISQPGDEFEREADRVAAQVMKMQDQPGDRALRKTGDDSLVQRRASVSSGTTAGYAPPIVHDVLAQPGQPLDATSRTFFEPRFGHDFSRVRVHADAQAAESAKAVNAIAYTVGSDISFAAGRYRAGTIEGLRLLAHELTHVVQQQTDPSAPLSSPLRRTVSFANGSVSETLNLADRVLNNMSAGETDFVLNGATFTNLNDGLQALHVPRIKNSPRGQKVRCSFASVPDNKVSFAMRILSPDPWSSTTTKGVIGNLLPGLNAACHGSDAATFTVQGMPTNQDQRARTRTHEDHHVDDYKIILKDIIEPWDKAVAAAYKRRKTATGSDKDQCTGELYDQAVGQKQRPDDVVTALIQAINDKARLFHASAAGRNVSISNVNTDAGCNRVTAEAR; via the coding sequence ATGAGCAAGATGGCCGCGGTACAGATGACCGGTAACGCGGCAACCAGTGAGTCGTCCTGGCCCCTTTTGCAACGCACCTGTGCATGCGGTGAGACTGCAGGACTGAGCGGGGATTGCGAGGAGTGCAAGACGAAGAAATTTCTCGGCAACCCGCTACGGAAGAAGCTGGCCATCAGTCAGCCCGGCGACGAATTCGAGCGGGAAGCTGATCGTGTCGCAGCGCAAGTCATGAAGATGCAGGACCAGCCTGGAGATAGAGCGTTGCGCAAGACGGGGGATGATTCCCTGGTCCAGCGACGGGCGTCTGTTTCATCCGGGACGACTGCCGGATATGCTCCGCCGATCGTACATGACGTGCTCGCTCAGCCTGGACAACCGCTCGATGCAACATCTCGGACATTTTTTGAGCCGCGTTTCGGACATGATTTCAGCCGCGTGCGCGTGCATGCCGATGCGCAAGCCGCCGAATCGGCAAAGGCCGTGAATGCGATCGCCTATACCGTAGGGTCGGATATTTCATTTGCCGCGGGACGATACCGAGCCGGCACGATCGAAGGATTGCGTCTCTTGGCCCATGAACTGACGCATGTCGTTCAGCAACAAACCGACCCGTCGGCGCCTCTCTCGTCGCCCCTTCGGAGAACCGTGTCTTTCGCCAACGGCTCAGTCAGCGAAACCCTGAACTTGGCCGACCGAGTCTTGAATAACATGAGTGCCGGAGAAACTGATTTCGTGTTGAACGGCGCAACATTTACCAACCTGAACGATGGGTTGCAAGCATTGCACGTGCCTCGCATCAAGAATTCTCCCAGGGGGCAGAAGGTCAGGTGTTCGTTTGCATCGGTGCCCGATAACAAAGTGAGTTTTGCCATGCGGATTTTGAGTCCGGATCCATGGTCCTCGACGACAACCAAAGGGGTCATCGGAAATCTGCTTCCTGGGTTGAACGCCGCATGTCATGGCAGCGACGCAGCCACGTTCACCGTCCAGGGTATGCCGACAAACCAGGACCAGCGTGCTCGTACACGAACGCATGAAGATCATCATGTCGATGATTACAAGATCATTCTGAAGGACATCATCGAACCGTGGGACAAGGCCGTGGCGGCGGCTTACAAACGACGAAAGACCGCAACTGGTTCAGACAAGGATCAGTGCACGGGGGAACTGTACGATCAAGCGGTCGGACAAAAGCAACGTCCAGACGATGTGGTGACGGCCCTCATTCAAGCCATCAACGACAAGGCGAGGCTGTTCCATGCCAGTGCGGCGGGACGCAACGTGAGCATTTCGAACGTGAACACGGATGCCGGCTGTAACAGAGTGACTGCGGAGGCTCGTTGA